The DNA segment CCTAATAAGTATTTTTTTCACTAAAAAATCACGTCCTTAAGTAACTTAATAACTAGAGTATAACAAACTATTATCTTAGTTAACAATTTTTAGGGTGAAGATTTATAATATTAATTGTCGTTTTTACATGTATCAAAGAAATAGCCGATTTCCTTAACTAGTTCTTCATTAACAGAATAAATATGGGTTGTTCCTTCCTTTCTTACATTTATCAATTGGGCTTCTTTAAGCAATTTAATGTGATGTGACATGGTGGACTTGGAAATATTGTAAGTCGTCCCAGAGAAGCGCTTCTCTTTCTTTTTAAGGAGGCATAGAAAAATATCAAGACGAATTGGGTCGCTTAGGGCTTGGAAAATTAATAATAAATCTGATTTTGATAGCTCATTTAACTTTTTCATATAAATATCATATCATAACTTACATTTTAATTGCGCGAAACTTGCTGTTATGTTATATTATGTTAGTTCGAAATTAATCGAACTATAAAAACCTGAAAGAAGTTGTGGAGAAATGTTGCATATTGAAGCCAAAATGACGATAAAAAAAGAGCAAACGGAAGCTTTTTTACAAGCGGTGAAAGAAGTTATTGCTGCGTCACAAAAAGAAGCAGGAAATCATGGTTATGAATTAGTACAATCTACAGAAAATGAAACAGTTTTTTATATGTTAGAAAAATGGGCTGATATGGAAGCCGTTCAACAACATAATGAAAGCGAGCATTTTAAGGATTTCCAGAAAGTCGCTGTCAATTTTGTTGCTAAACCACTTGAAATAGCAGTTTTAACGCCACTTGCGCGATAAGGAGGAAAATAATATGACATACTTAAATAATGATTTTGAAGACTTAATGAAAAACCGCCGTTCGATTCGAGAATATGATGAAACGGTAAAAATTAGCCAAGAAGAAATGAGTGCCATTTTGGAGGATGCGGTAACTGCTCCTTCTTCTGTAAACATGCAACCATGGCGTTTTGTTGTAGTGGAAAGTGATGCAGGCAAAGAAAAATTAAGCTCGCTAGTTCGCTTTAATACACGTCAAAACGAATCTTCTTCCGCGATGATTTTGATTTTCGGAGACTTACAAAACTTTGAAAACGGGGAAAAAATATACGGGGAATCAGTAGAACGTGGTTTGATGCCTGCCGAAGTAAAAGAGCAACAAATGGCAAAATTAAGCCAGTATTTTGAAACAATCCCTCGTTCAGAAGCAGAACGAGTGGTGTTAATTGATGGTGGGATTGTTGCAATGCAATTAATGCTAGTCGCTCGTGCCCATGGTTATGATACAAATCCAATTGGTGGTTTTGAACGCACAGAAGTTACAGAAGCTTTTGGTATGGACCCCGAACGCTATGTTCCAATAATGATTGTATCCATCGGAAAAGCTAAGAGTTCCGGATATCAATCTTACCGTTTGCCAATTACGGACGTAACAACTTTCGCTTAAAAAATGGAGGCAAGGAAATAGCTTATATTTCCTTGTTCTTTTTTTATTTCTTGGTATAATTAAGGTAACATAGAGCCAAGGAGGAGAAGCAACTATGACAATCAAAATAACTCGAAAAACAGGTATTGGCGGCGGGATTACTCCAGTGAACATTAAGATTAATAATGAAGAGGTTGTGAAGTTAAACAATCACCAATCACACTTTTTTATGCCTAAAATAGAGAAAACAAAGGTTCGAGCAAATGATTGGTTTTTTGGAAGTAAGGAAACAATTCTGGAGAACAGTAATGATGTCGTTGTGCGGATTAATCGTAAGGCACTAATATTAAATTATTCAATGCTTCCGTTTATTTTTTGGGGTTTAGTAATGACTAATGTGGTTTCTACGATTATTGGTTTGGTACTTTGTTTGGCATCAATCTTTTATGGACGAAAGCATTGGTTTGAATTTGTGATAACAAAAAAATAAGTAATTGATAGTATGGACTAAGTGTTCATACTATTTTTATTTGTAAGAAAAAAAGCGAAATGGTAGCTGTATTGATAAATTATTCACAAAATAAAATTAATTTCCTTAAAACCTTTGTTTAAAGCCATTTTATCACGTATAATCTACTATGATAGCTGAATATACAGAAACTGAGGAGGAAGACAACTTATGACTATCAAAATAACACGCAAAACGGGATTGATGGGAGCGACTGTTCCTGTAAAACTTATTGTAGATGGAGAGGAAAGCATCAATTTGGGTAGTGGAAAATCACATACTTTTAAAGCTGATAAAATGGAAGTAAAAGCTACTCAATTTGGTTTTCAGAGCCAGAAAGAAAAAATAGAAGAGAGTGGCGAATTTTTCATTAAAATTAATGCAAATATGATGATATTGTTTATTATTATGATAATCTGTGTGTGCATTGGCGCAATCTTAAATGTTTATATACTTTCGATTATCGGATTTATAGGTGGAATTGGCGCGCTTATCTATGGCAGGAATAATTGGTTTCAAATTGTGAAGTCTGACGAATAAAATAAAAGTAGATAGTATGAGCCAAGTGCTCGTACTATTTTTTTATCTGTGTAAATGGAAATTCTATGTGTGTAGTTTAAAAATAGCGCCTAAACCGCATAATGATAACGCTTTCTTTTGGCATGATAATTGCATGTTATACAATTGCTCAGAATGAATCTTTCGTTGGAAGGAGGAACTTAGAGAAAAGTAACATTCTGGCAACCACACTATT comes from the Listeria welshimeri serovar 6b str. SLCC5334 genome and includes:
- a CDS encoding nitroreductase family protein, which produces MTYLNNDFEDLMKNRRSIREYDETVKISQEEMSAILEDAVTAPSSVNMQPWRFVVVESDAGKEKLSSLVRFNTRQNESSSAMILIFGDLQNFENGEKIYGESVERGLMPAEVKEQQMAKLSQYFETIPRSEAERVVLIDGGIVAMQLMLVARAHGYDTNPIGGFERTEVTEAFGMDPERYVPIMIVSIGKAKSSGYQSYRLPITDVTTFA
- a CDS encoding putative quinol monooxygenase encodes the protein MLHIEAKMTIKKEQTEAFLQAVKEVIAASQKEAGNHGYELVQSTENETVFYMLEKWADMEAVQQHNESEHFKDFQKVAVNFVAKPLEIAVLTPLAR
- a CDS encoding ArsR/SmtB family transcription factor, giving the protein MKKLNELSKSDLLLIFQALSDPIRLDIFLCLLKKKEKRFSGTTYNISKSTMSHHIKLLKEAQLINVRKEGTTHIYSVNEELVKEIGYFFDTCKNDN